In Nicotiana tabacum cultivar K326 chromosome 2, ASM71507v2, whole genome shotgun sequence, the following proteins share a genomic window:
- the LOC142168086 gene encoding uncharacterized protein LOC142168086: MYFDGVAHRGGAGASVVFVTSQGEFLPYSFTLTQLCSNNVAEYQALIHGLAMAVEINQLQLQVFGDSQLVINQFLCSYEVKKPELRPSHDYAKKLMGWVSDMTIQHVSRKENKKADVLGTLASSLTLPDQAQVTICQNWGVPPPNEVEGKGNELKHLVAVSEAEKEEWR; encoded by the coding sequence atgtactttgatggtgttgCACATCGCGGAGGAGCGGGTGCTAGTGTcgtatttgtcacttctcaaggtgaaTTTCTACCCTACTCTTTTACATTGACACAACTCTGCTCTAACAAcgttgctgagtatcaagcactaatacATGGCCTTGCAATGGCTGTCGAAATTAATcagttgcaattgcaagtctttggtgactcccagtTGGTGATCAACCAGTTTTTATGTAGTTATGAGGTCAAGAAACCTGAACTGCGCCCATCTCATGATTATGCTAAAAAACTAATGGGGTGGGTCAGTGACATGACTATTCAACATGTGTcaaggaaagaaaacaagaaggctGATGTTTTAGGTACCCTAGCTTCATCGTTAACCCTgcctgatcaagcgcaagttactaTCTGCCAAAATTGGGGTGTACCACCGCCAAATGAGGTTGAAGGCAAAGgaaatgaactcaagcatcttgtcgctGTTTCTGAagctgagaaagaagaatggcgatAA